DNA from Pseudomonas mendocina:
GCAGATCAGCAAAGTGATCGGCAACGACGCCGCCCTCACTGCCCGCATCATCAAGGTGGTCAACAGCCCGCTGCTGCGCACCAACAAGGAAATCACCGACCTGCAGATGGCGGTCAGTCGTCTGGGCATCAATTACACCTGCAACCTGGCGACCGGCCTGGCCATGGAACAGATGTTCCAGGCCACCAGTGACGTGGTCGACCGCAAGATGCGCGAAGTGTGGAACAAGAGCACCGAGATCGCCGGTATCTGCCACGTGCTGTGCCGTCACTACACTCGCCTCATGCCGGATCAGGCCACCCTCGCAGGCCTTGTGCATCAGATCGGCGTGCTGCCGATTCTCACCTACGCCGAAGAACATAACGAGCTGCTGGCCGACTCCATCAGCCTCAACCATGTGATCGAGCAGATCCACCCGATCATCGGCGACAAGATCCTGCGTACCTGGGAGTTCCCGGAGCCCATCGCCATCGTGCCCAGCCAGTACCTGGACTTCACCCGCGACTCGGCCAAGGTCGATTACGTCGATATCGTCCAGGTCGCCACCCTGCAGAGCTACCTGGGCAGCGAGCACCCTTACACCCAGCTGGACTGGAGCAAGATTCCCGCCTTCGCCAAGCTCGGCCTCGATCCAAACGTCGATATGCAGGCCGACGAAGACCTGTCTGCTGCCATGGAAGCAGCGATGAGCATGCTGCAATAAAAGCGTCTCGCCACGGACGGCAAAAATTGTCGGGAACAATGTTTGACGTCGCTCCGCGACGGCCCGGAGGGTGATCTACAGGGATGTAGGTCACAAACTGCCTCCGCACTCGAGCCATTCGCCTGAGGAAGTAGAGCCATGCGTCTCACGCTTCTGTTGCTCATTCTGTTCGTCGGCAGCGCTCAGGCTGCTGACACGGTGCGTCTGACCAACGGTGAATGGCCGCCCTATCTGGGCGAGGATCTGCCACACCATGGCGTCGCCTCCCGTATCGTCGCCGAAGCCTTTGCCCTGCAGAACGTCGAAGTACAGTGGGAGTTCCACCCCTGGGCACGCTCGCTGAAGATGGCCGAACAGGGCACGCGCGATGGCAGCGCCGTCTGGCTTTCTAACCGCGAACGCGAGCAACGTTTCCATATCAGCGATCCCGTGGTGGAAAGTGGCTACTACCTGTTCCACCGCAAGAATCGCCACTTCGACTGGAGCAGCATCGAGGATCTGCGTGGCCTGCGTATCGCCGCTACGCGTGGCTATGACTATGGTGAGGCCTTCCAGCAAGCTGAAGCGGCCGGTGAAATCAATGTGGTGCGCCTGACCGGCGACGAGCAGGGATTGCGCCAGTTGCTGGCAGGACGCATCGATCTCTTCCCGGTCGACAAGGTGGTGGGTTTCGACCTGCTCTATCAGAACTTCAGCGCTGCCGAACGTCGCCTGTTGAGCTTTCACCCGGTGCCGTTACGCAGCGACAGCCTGCATCTGCTGCTGTCGCGAGAAGTACCAGGCAATGCCGAACTGATGCAGCGCTTCAACCAGGGCCTGAATCGACTGCGCGACAGCGGCAAGATTTCTCAGTACCTGCTGGAGATCCAGCAGCCGTTAAGCCTCGGGCACTGAGACCGGGAATACCACCCTCACCCGCAGACCATGTGGCACTGCCTGATGCAGGGTGATCTGCGCACGATGCGCTCTGCAGATTTCGCCGACGATAGCCAAGCCCAACCCGGCGCCACTGCCCTGCGCACTGCGCCGATAGAAGCGTTCGAACACTTTGTCGTGCTCCTCTTCAGGAATACCCGGTCCGTCGTCCTCGACTTCCAGCACCGCAGGCGCCAAAACCCGCAGCACCAGGTTACCGCCAGACGGCGTATGCGCCAGGGCATTATCGATCAGGTTGTTGAGCAGTTCATTGAGCAAGGTTGGTTCACCGTCGACCCAGACCGGCTGCTCGGCTTCGAGCGCCAGCGCGACACCGCGCGCATGCGCCAGCGGCGCCATGGCCAGGCCCAGTTCTCGAGCCAGCATGCTGAGATCGATACGCTGCGCTCCACCTTCTGTTATAGCCCGCGCACCACTTTCGATACGCGCCAGCGACAGTAACTGGTTGGCCAGATTGGTCAGTCGATCACTGTGTTCGGCTGCCTGCTCCAGGGTCTGGCGCCAGTCATCGGGGTTATCGGCACGCAGCCCCAGGGCGATTCGCGCCTTGAGCGCGGCCAGCGGCGTGCGCAGTTCATGAGCCGCATCGGCGATAAAGGCCGACTGCCGCTCGAACAACGTCTGCAGGCGCTCGTTGAACTGATTCAGCGCTTCGACCAGCGGACCAATCTCGCGCGGCAACTCGGCGTCAGGCAATGGACGCAAATCATCGCTGGCGCGTTCGGCCACGGCTCGGCGCAAGGTTTCCAGCGGACGCAAAGCCAGGCTGACCGCCACCCAAACCAACAGCAGCGCCACGACCACCAATAAACCGATGCGCCACAAGGTACCGATCAGCAACTCTCGAGCCATGCGTTCGCGGGCGCCTTGAGTTTCGGCCACGCGAATTTCCGCCATGCCCTTGATGGTGGTCTCGCTGACCGGTTGCAACAGACTCACCACACGCACGCCCTGCCCGCGATACATACCGTCATAAAAGCGCGCCAGCGCCGGATAATCCTCTGTACGCGGGGTATCTGCAGGCGCCGAAGGCAGGTCTTCGTAACCGGAGATCAGCTCACCCTCGATCCCCAGTACCTGGTAGTAGATACGCCCGGCGCTGTCATAGGCGAAGGCATCCAGCGCCATGTAGGGCACGTTGGCGCGCAATGCACTATCGGTGCTGTACAGGCCGTCGGCAATGGCCCTGGCCGATGCCAGCAGCGTGCGGTCATAGGCCGTATCCGCCGCATGACGCGCGCTCCAGTAGGCACTGAGGCTACTGACCAGCAATATCACCGACAACAGCAGCGCCAATCGGCGTAGCAGGCGACCACGCAGGCTGCCGATACGGGTCATGCCTCCACGGCCTCCAGCAGATAACCCAGCCCGCGAAAGGTGACGATACGCACGGCATGCCCTTCGAGCTTCTTGCGCAGTCGGTGGATGTAGATCTCGATGGCATCGGGACTGGCTTCCTCGTCCAGACCGAAAACCTGAGCAGCCAGTTGCTCCTTGCTCATGACCCGGCCCAAGCGGGCGATCATCACTTCCAGCACCGCCTGTTCACGCGCCGTCAGCGTCAAGGCTTCACCGCTCAGGGTGAAACGTCGGGCACCAAGGTCGTAGACCAGCTCGCCACAGCGTTGCAGTTGCTCGCCACCCAGCACACTGCGACGCAACAGCGCCTTGACCCGCGCCTCCAGTTCGGAAAGCTCGAAGGGCTTGGCCAGATAATCATCGGCGCCAAGATTGAGGCCGTGCACCCGATCCTTCACCTCGCCACGTGCGGTCAACATCAGCACCGGCAGGGTCTGGCCACGGTCGCGCAAACGCGCCAGCACGGCGAAACCATCGAGCCGCGGAAGGCCTATATCGAGGATGGCCAGCGCATAGTCCTCGCTGGAAAGCGCCAGGTCGGCGGCCACGCCATCGTGCAGCACGTCGACCGTCCAGCCCGCGCCCTTGAGGGCCTGGGCCACGCTTTCCGCCAGTTGCAGATGGTCTTCGACCAGCAGAATTCGCACCCTAAACCTCCACTACAAGATCGTTCGAGGCGCGCAGTGTAGCGCCGTCATCGATGCTGTGAATTGCCGAAATGCCGAACGAGTCGAAAGCCTCTCCTACAGAACGCAGCCCTCGTAGGGAAGTGCCAGTCCGTCAGGCCTCAGGAGAGGGATAGGTAGGGTACGCCGTGCACACCGCTGACACTCGCATTGGCACTTCGGTGCGCACGGCGCCCCCTACACCCAAATGACGGAGCCGCGCAGGCCACAAAAATCGCTCCCGGCGTTTTTTTCAGCACTGAAAGGCTGCTGAAAGCTTGCACACCTAGGATCGCCTCTCAGGTGGCTCGACCCACCTGCCTGAGCGGCCTGCAGTGGAGCAGTGCCGTTACAAGAACAAGAACGGAGACCACACCATGTTTGCTGCCTCGCGTCAGGCTTTCCCGCCTGCACACCTGCTCAGTCTGGCCATCGCCGCCAGCCTCGCCGCCCCCCTCGCTCAAGCCGCTTTCGTCGAAGACAGCTCGGCTACCCTCACCGCCACCAACATCTATTTCAATCGCGACTTCCGTGAAGGTGACGGACAGAACAAGCGTGAAGAATGGGGCCAGGGCTTTCGCCTGGACGTTCAGTCCGGTTTCACCGAAGGCACCGTAGGTTTTGGTCTCGACGCCATGGGCCTGCTGGGTATCAAACTCGACTCGGGCAAGGGCCGCACCGGTACCGATCTGCTGCCCGTGCACGACGATGGCCGTTCAGCTGACGAGTTCAGCCGTATCGGCATGACCGCCAAGGTCAAGGTCTCCGCAACCGAATTCCGTTATGGCTCGCACGTTCCCGAGCTGCCCGTGGTCAAGGCCAGCGACAGCCGTCTGCTGCCGCAGGTATTCGAAGGCGGCCTGCTGACCTCCTCCGAACTGGAAAACCTCACCTTCACCGGCGGTCGCCTGGACAAGGTGATCGATCGCGCCTCGACCGACGAGGAAGACCTGGTACTCAACAGCAAGAACCGTCGTTTCGCCGCCGGCATCAGTGCCGATCACCTGGATCTGGCCGGTGTCGACTACAAGTTCGCCCCAGGCTTCACCGGTCGTTATTACTTCGCCGACCTCGACGACATCTACCGCCAGCACTTCTTTGGCCTGCTGAGCAGCCACAAGGTGGGCGCCGGCACCCTGAGCAGCGATCTGCGCCTGATCCTCAGCAAGGACAGCGGCGCGTCCAAGGCCGGCAAGGTGGATAACCGTGCGATCAACGCCATGGTCAGCTACGGTATCAGCGGCCACAAATTCGGCCTGGGCTTCCAGGACATGAGCGGTGACACCGGTTTTGCCTACATCGACGGCAGCGACCCGTTCCTGATCAACTTCGTACAGATCAACGACTTCGCCAACGCCGACCAGCGCTCCTGGCAGGCCCGTTACGACTACAGTTTCGCCAGCTTCGGCCTGCCCGGCCTGAGCTTCATGACCCGCTACATCACCAGTGACGACGCGCGCGTCGCCGGTAGCAACCAGCGTGGTGGCGAATGGGAACGCGACATCGAACTCAAGTACGTGGTGCAGAGCGGCCCGCTCAAGGATCTCTACATCCGTGCGCGTAACGCCAGCTTCCGTTCCGACTTCGCTCGCGATGCGGATGAGAACCGCATCATCGTCGGCTACAGCCTGCCCATCTGGTAATCCACAATAAGATTAGCGAGGAGATCCATCATGAAACCTGCCCTGATCCGTGCCGCAATCGCTGCCTCCTGCCTGGCCTTCGCCAGCCAGCTGATGGCTGCCGAACCGAAACGCCCAGAATGCATCGCCCCGGCAGCCCCGGGCGGTGGTTTCGACCTGACCTGCAAACTGGCGCAAAGCGCGCTGGTGGACAGCAAGCTACTCTCCTCGCCGATGCGTGTGACCTACATGCCGGGCGGCGTTGGCGCCGTGGCCTACAACGCGGTGGTCGCTCAGCGCCCGTCCGAAGCCGGCACCATCACCGCTTTCTCCAGCGGCTCCCTGCTGAACCTGGCGCAAGGCAAGTTCGGTCGTTTCGACGAGAATGCCGTGAAGTGGCTGGCCGGCGTCGGCACCAGCTATGGTGCCCTGGCCGTACGTAGCGACTCGCCGTACA
Protein-coding regions in this window:
- a CDS encoding HDOD domain-containing protein, which gives rise to MSKLAEKVQQDLIHAIENDELVLPTLPEVALKVREAAEDPDVGIPQISKVIGNDAALTARIIKVVNSPLLRTNKEITDLQMAVSRLGINYTCNLATGLAMEQMFQATSDVVDRKMREVWNKSTEIAGICHVLCRHYTRLMPDQATLAGLVHQIGVLPILTYAEEHNELLADSISLNHVIEQIHPIIGDKILRTWEFPEPIAIVPSQYLDFTRDSAKVDYVDIVQVATLQSYLGSEHPYTQLDWSKIPAFAKLGLDPNVDMQADEDLSAAMEAAMSMLQ
- a CDS encoding ABC transporter substrate-binding protein yields the protein MRLTLLLLILFVGSAQAADTVRLTNGEWPPYLGEDLPHHGVASRIVAEAFALQNVEVQWEFHPWARSLKMAEQGTRDGSAVWLSNREREQRFHISDPVVESGYYLFHRKNRHFDWSSIEDLRGLRIAATRGYDYGEAFQQAEAAGEINVVRLTGDEQGLRQLLAGRIDLFPVDKVVGFDLLYQNFSAAERRLLSFHPVPLRSDSLHLLLSREVPGNAELMQRFNQGLNRLRDSGKISQYLLEIQQPLSLGH
- a CDS encoding sensor histidine kinase gives rise to the protein MTRIGSLRGRLLRRLALLLSVILLVSSLSAYWSARHAADTAYDRTLLASARAIADGLYSTDSALRANVPYMALDAFAYDSAGRIYYQVLGIEGELISGYEDLPSAPADTPRTEDYPALARFYDGMYRGQGVRVVSLLQPVSETTIKGMAEIRVAETQGARERMARELLIGTLWRIGLLVVVALLLVWVAVSLALRPLETLRRAVAERASDDLRPLPDAELPREIGPLVEALNQFNERLQTLFERQSAFIADAAHELRTPLAALKARIALGLRADNPDDWRQTLEQAAEHSDRLTNLANQLLSLARIESGARAITEGGAQRIDLSMLARELGLAMAPLAHARGVALALEAEQPVWVDGEPTLLNELLNNLIDNALAHTPSGGNLVLRVLAPAVLEVEDDGPGIPEEEHDKVFERFYRRSAQGSGAGLGLAIVGEICRAHRAQITLHQAVPHGLRVRVVFPVSVPEA
- a CDS encoding response regulator, whose amino-acid sequence is MRILLVEDHLQLAESVAQALKGAGWTVDVLHDGVAADLALSSEDYALAILDIGLPRLDGFAVLARLRDRGQTLPVLMLTARGEVKDRVHGLNLGADDYLAKPFELSELEARVKALLRRSVLGGEQLQRCGELVYDLGARRFTLSGEALTLTAREQAVLEVMIARLGRVMSKEQLAAQVFGLDEEASPDAIEIYIHRLRKKLEGHAVRIVTFRGLGYLLEAVEA
- a CDS encoding OprD family porin gives rise to the protein MFAASRQAFPPAHLLSLAIAASLAAPLAQAAFVEDSSATLTATNIYFNRDFREGDGQNKREEWGQGFRLDVQSGFTEGTVGFGLDAMGLLGIKLDSGKGRTGTDLLPVHDDGRSADEFSRIGMTAKVKVSATEFRYGSHVPELPVVKASDSRLLPQVFEGGLLTSSELENLTFTGGRLDKVIDRASTDEEDLVLNSKNRRFAAGISADHLDLAGVDYKFAPGFTGRYYFADLDDIYRQHFFGLLSSHKVGAGTLSSDLRLILSKDSGASKAGKVDNRAINAMVSYGISGHKFGLGFQDMSGDTGFAYIDGSDPFLINFVQINDFANADQRSWQARYDYSFASFGLPGLSFMTRYITSDDARVAGSNQRGGEWERDIELKYVVQSGPLKDLYIRARNASFRSDFARDADENRIIVGYSLPIW